In the genome of Brienomyrus brachyistius isolate T26 chromosome 17, BBRACH_0.4, whole genome shotgun sequence, one region contains:
- the LOC125711433 gene encoding NADPH--cytochrome P450 reductase-like isoform X1: protein MTEYNASVPLSELHYRAASGSVLSVVWAGWRTLLGTPETSGEEEALFSNFDIFLFSLIVGLLIYWFFFRQKKEEVPEFKKLTTEAAPTRETSFIEKMKKTGRNVVVFYGSQTGTGEEFANRLSKDAQRYGMRGMAADPEEYDMSELSRLTEIDNSLAVFCMATYGEGDPTDNAQDFYDWLQQGEVNLSGVKYTVFALGNKTYEHYNAMGKYVDKRLEELGASRIFDLGLGDDDANLEEDFVSWREQFWPAVCEHFGVEATGEESSIRQYELVVHTDYNMNKIYTGELGRLKSFETQKPPFDSKNPFLSSVTVNRKLNEGGDRHLMHLELDITGSKIRYESGDHVAVFPVNEAALVNQIGEILGVDLDAVFSLNNLDEDSNKKHPFPCPTTYRTALMHYLDINNPPRTNVLYELAQYASNPQEQENMRKMASSSAEGKALYQSWVLDSRRNILAVLQDFPSLRPPIDHLCELMPRLQARYYSIASSSKVHANSIHICAVVVEYKTLTGRTNKGVATNWLKNKVVTDNGHKPAVPMYVRKSQFRLPFKPSSPVIMIGPGTGIAPFMGFIQERGWLRSQGKEVGETVLYYGCRHKAEDYLYREELEEFERTGVVTQLNVAFSRDQGEKVYVQHLMKKNKEHLWKLIHTDNAHIYICGDARNMARDVQNTFYDIAAELGAMSHAQAVDYIKKLMTKGRYSQDVWS, encoded by the exons ATGACGGAGTACAATGCTTCTGTTCCTCTATCAGAGCTCCATTATAGA GCTGCCTCTGGATCTGTCCTCAGCGTCGTGTGGGCAGGATGGCGGACCTTGCTGGGTACCCCGGAAACTTCAGGCGAGGAGGAGGCTCTCTTCAGCAACTTTGACATCTTCCTCTTCTCCCTCATCGTGGGCCTGTTGATCTACTGGTTCTTCTTCCGGCAGAAGAAGGAGGAGGTGCCCGAGTTTAAGAAGCTCACCACAGA GGCCGCCCCCACGAGAGAGACCAGCTTCATTGAGAAGATGAAAAAGACG GGGAGGAACGTCGTGGTGTTTTACGGTTCCCAAACGGGCACGGGGGAGGAGTTTGCCAACCGGCTGTCCAAAGACGCGCAGCGGTACGGGATGAGGGGAATGGCAGCTGATCCTGAGGAGTATGACATG TCCGAGCTGTCCCGCCTCACCGAGATCGACAACTCGCTGGCTGTCTTCTGCATGGCCACATACGGGGAGGGGGACCCAACCGACAATGCCCAGGACTTCTACGACTGGCTGCAGCAGGGGGAAGTCAACCTGTCTGGTGTCAAATACACG GTTTTTGCCCTTGGGAACAAAACGTACGAGCATTACAATGCAATGGGAAAGTATGTGGATAAGAGACTGGAAGAACTGGGTGCTAGTAGGATCTTCGACCTTGGGCTGGGAGACGACGATGCCAA CCTGGAAGAGGACTTTGTCTCTTGGAGGGAGCAGTTTTGGCCAGCCGTGTGTGAGCATTTCGGAGTGGAGGCAACAGGAGAAGAATCCAG CATCCGTCAGTACGAGCTGGTGGTGCACACCGACTACAACATGAACAAGATCTACACTGGCGAGCTTGGCCGTCTCAAGAGCTTTGAGACTCAGAAACC GCCTTTTGATTCCAAAAACCCATTCCTGTCATCGGTGACCGTCAACCGCAAGCTGAATGAGGGAGGGGACCGACACCTGATGCACTTGGAGCTGGACATCACAGGGTCCAAGATTCG TTATGAATCCGGAGACCACGTGGCGGTCTTCCCCGTCAACGAGGCAGCTCTCGTGAACCAGATCGGGGAGATCCTTGGTGTGGACCTTGACGCTGTCTTTTCCCTCAACAACCTTGACG AGGACTCCAATAAGAAGCACCCTTTTCCATGTCCCACCACCTACCGCACGGCGCTGATGCACTACCTGGACATCAACAACCCACCTCGCACCAACGTCTTGTACGAGCTGGCGCAGTATGCCTCTAACCCCCAGGAACAGGAGAACATGCGCAAGATGGCATCTTCCTCGGCCGAGGGGAAG GCTCTGTATCAGAGCTGGGTGCTGGATTCTCGCAGGAACATCCTGGCCGTCCTTCAGGACTTCCCATCTCTGCGGCCGCCCATCGACCACCTGTGTGAGCTGATGCCCCGCCTACAGGCTCGCTACTATTCCATCGCCTCCTCCTCCAAG GTTCACGCCAACAGCATCCACATCTGCGCAGTGGTGGTGGAGTACAAGACCTTGACGGGCCGGACCAACAAGGGCGTGGCCACAAACTGGCTGAAGAACAAGGTGGTGACGGACAATGGGCACAAGCCCGCGGTGCCCATGTACGTCAGGAAGTCCCAGTTCCGACTGCCCTTCAAGCCCAGCAGCCCGGTGATCATGATTGGCCCAGGGACCGGTATCGCTCCCTTCATGGGATTCATCCAGGAGCGAGGCTGGCTGAGGTCTCAAG GTAAGGAAGTAGGCGAGACCGTGCTCTACTATGGCTGTCGTCACAAGGCTGAGGACTACCTGTACCGAGAAGAGCTGGAGGAGTTCGAGAGGACAGGAGTGGTCACGCAGCTCAATGTGGCATTCTCCCGAGACCAGGGAGAGAAG GTGTATGTGCAACATCTCATGAAGAAGAACAAGGAGCATTTATGGAAGCTGATCCACACAGATAACGCTCACATCTACATCTGTGG GGATGCCCGCAACATGGCGCGCGACGTGCAGAATACCTTCTACGACATTGCCGCCGAACTTGGGGCCATGAGCCACGCTCAGGCCGTGGACTACATCAAGAAGCTGATGACGAAAGGCCGCTACTCGCAGGACGTCTGGAGCTGA
- the LOC125711433 gene encoding NADPH--cytochrome P450 reductase-like isoform X2, translated as MGCLCSMSEEGRELTERAAPTRETSFIEKMKKTGRNVVVFYGSQTGTGEEFANRLSKDAQRYGMRGMAADPEEYDMSELSRLTEIDNSLAVFCMATYGEGDPTDNAQDFYDWLQQGEVNLSGVKYTVFALGNKTYEHYNAMGKYVDKRLEELGASRIFDLGLGDDDANLEEDFVSWREQFWPAVCEHFGVEATGEESSIRQYELVVHTDYNMNKIYTGELGRLKSFETQKPPFDSKNPFLSSVTVNRKLNEGGDRHLMHLELDITGSKIRYESGDHVAVFPVNEAALVNQIGEILGVDLDAVFSLNNLDEDSNKKHPFPCPTTYRTALMHYLDINNPPRTNVLYELAQYASNPQEQENMRKMASSSAEGKALYQSWVLDSRRNILAVLQDFPSLRPPIDHLCELMPRLQARYYSIASSSKVHANSIHICAVVVEYKTLTGRTNKGVATNWLKNKVVTDNGHKPAVPMYVRKSQFRLPFKPSSPVIMIGPGTGIAPFMGFIQERGWLRSQGKEVGETVLYYGCRHKAEDYLYREELEEFERTGVVTQLNVAFSRDQGEKVYVQHLMKKNKEHLWKLIHTDNAHIYICGDARNMARDVQNTFYDIAAELGAMSHAQAVDYIKKLMTKGRYSQDVWS; from the exons ATGGGATGCTTGTGCAGCATGTCGGAAGAAGGAAGGGAGCTCACGGAGAG GGCCGCCCCCACGAGAGAGACCAGCTTCATTGAGAAGATGAAAAAGACG GGGAGGAACGTCGTGGTGTTTTACGGTTCCCAAACGGGCACGGGGGAGGAGTTTGCCAACCGGCTGTCCAAAGACGCGCAGCGGTACGGGATGAGGGGAATGGCAGCTGATCCTGAGGAGTATGACATG TCCGAGCTGTCCCGCCTCACCGAGATCGACAACTCGCTGGCTGTCTTCTGCATGGCCACATACGGGGAGGGGGACCCAACCGACAATGCCCAGGACTTCTACGACTGGCTGCAGCAGGGGGAAGTCAACCTGTCTGGTGTCAAATACACG GTTTTTGCCCTTGGGAACAAAACGTACGAGCATTACAATGCAATGGGAAAGTATGTGGATAAGAGACTGGAAGAACTGGGTGCTAGTAGGATCTTCGACCTTGGGCTGGGAGACGACGATGCCAA CCTGGAAGAGGACTTTGTCTCTTGGAGGGAGCAGTTTTGGCCAGCCGTGTGTGAGCATTTCGGAGTGGAGGCAACAGGAGAAGAATCCAG CATCCGTCAGTACGAGCTGGTGGTGCACACCGACTACAACATGAACAAGATCTACACTGGCGAGCTTGGCCGTCTCAAGAGCTTTGAGACTCAGAAACC GCCTTTTGATTCCAAAAACCCATTCCTGTCATCGGTGACCGTCAACCGCAAGCTGAATGAGGGAGGGGACCGACACCTGATGCACTTGGAGCTGGACATCACAGGGTCCAAGATTCG TTATGAATCCGGAGACCACGTGGCGGTCTTCCCCGTCAACGAGGCAGCTCTCGTGAACCAGATCGGGGAGATCCTTGGTGTGGACCTTGACGCTGTCTTTTCCCTCAACAACCTTGACG AGGACTCCAATAAGAAGCACCCTTTTCCATGTCCCACCACCTACCGCACGGCGCTGATGCACTACCTGGACATCAACAACCCACCTCGCACCAACGTCTTGTACGAGCTGGCGCAGTATGCCTCTAACCCCCAGGAACAGGAGAACATGCGCAAGATGGCATCTTCCTCGGCCGAGGGGAAG GCTCTGTATCAGAGCTGGGTGCTGGATTCTCGCAGGAACATCCTGGCCGTCCTTCAGGACTTCCCATCTCTGCGGCCGCCCATCGACCACCTGTGTGAGCTGATGCCCCGCCTACAGGCTCGCTACTATTCCATCGCCTCCTCCTCCAAG GTTCACGCCAACAGCATCCACATCTGCGCAGTGGTGGTGGAGTACAAGACCTTGACGGGCCGGACCAACAAGGGCGTGGCCACAAACTGGCTGAAGAACAAGGTGGTGACGGACAATGGGCACAAGCCCGCGGTGCCCATGTACGTCAGGAAGTCCCAGTTCCGACTGCCCTTCAAGCCCAGCAGCCCGGTGATCATGATTGGCCCAGGGACCGGTATCGCTCCCTTCATGGGATTCATCCAGGAGCGAGGCTGGCTGAGGTCTCAAG GTAAGGAAGTAGGCGAGACCGTGCTCTACTATGGCTGTCGTCACAAGGCTGAGGACTACCTGTACCGAGAAGAGCTGGAGGAGTTCGAGAGGACAGGAGTGGTCACGCAGCTCAATGTGGCATTCTCCCGAGACCAGGGAGAGAAG GTGTATGTGCAACATCTCATGAAGAAGAACAAGGAGCATTTATGGAAGCTGATCCACACAGATAACGCTCACATCTACATCTGTGG GGATGCCCGCAACATGGCGCGCGACGTGCAGAATACCTTCTACGACATTGCCGCCGAACTTGGGGCCATGAGCCACGCTCAGGCCGTGGACTACATCAAGAAGCTGATGACGAAAGGCCGCTACTCGCAGGACGTCTGGAGCTGA
- the LOC125711716 gene encoding ion channel TACAN-like, whose protein sequence is MSSHSECLQEWKSLETEYQQVQETHRLYKEKLEEVSRLQEACSVSIARQRKKLKEISYLLTKGVKSDDAGDIDKIQALIKERSNVFFEMEAFLPKKNGLCLSFVLGNVNVTLLNKQAKFAYKDEYETFKLCFTILILLFAFTCCFIVSNRIVDAILNFLLVWYYCILTVRESVLISNGSKIKGWWVFHHYISAFLSGVILTWPDGNLYQVFRKQFLAYSLYQSFVQLLQYYYQNGCLYRLRSLGERHTMDLTVEGFQSWMWRGLGFLLPFLFFGHFWQLYNGLSLFRMALLPECTDWQVAVCGSTFLALFSGNFLTTIAVVHHKFQTKNQAKVKK, encoded by the exons ATGTCGAGTCATTCTGAATGTCTCCAAGAGTGGAAGAGCCTGGAGACAGAGTATCAGCAAGTGCAG GAGACCCACAGGTTGTACAAGGAGAAGCTGGAGGAGGTATCCAGACTGCAGGAAGCGTGCTCCGTCTCCATCGCCCGGCAAAGGAAAAAACTGAAAGAAATATCATACCTGCTGACAAA GGGGGTGAAGTCAGATGATGCTGGTGATATAGACAAAATCCAGGCATTAATAAAGGAAAGGTCAAATGTCTTTTTTGAAATGGAAGCCTTTCTGCCAAAGAAGAATGG ACTGTGTCTCAGTTTCGTCCTTGGCAATGTAAATGTCACTCTCCTGAACAAGCAGGCCAA GTTTGCCTATAAGGATGAGTATGAGACCTTCAAGCTGTGCTTCACCATCCTCATTCTGCTCTTCGCCTTCACCTGCTGCTTCATTGTCAGTAACAG AATAGTGGATGCCATTTTAAATTTCTTGCTGGTGTGGTACTACTGCATTCTGACTGTCCGCGAGAGTGTCCTCATCAGCAACGGGTCCAA GATTAAGGGCTGGTGGGTGTTTCACCACTACATCTCCGCCTTCCTGTCTGGGGTTATACTGACCTG GCCAGACGGAAATCTTTACCAGGTTTTTAGGAAGCAGTTCCTCGCCTACTCATTATATCAAA GCTTTGTGCAGCTACTTCAGTACTACTACCAGAATGGCTGCCTTTACCGGCTGCGGTCCCTGGGAGAGAGGCACAccatggacctgactgtag AGGGCTTTCAGTCGTGGATGTGGCGGGGGCTGGGCTTTCTCTTGCCCTTCCTGTTCTTCGGTCAT TTCTGGCAGCTGTACAACGGACTGTCCCTTTTTAGGATGGCTCTTCTCCCAGAGTGTACAGATTGGCAG GTCGCTGTGTGTGGCTCAACTTTCCTTGCTCTCTTCTCGGGGAACTTCTTAACCACGATTGCTGTCGTCCACCACAAGTTTCAGACAAAGAACCAGGCAAAAGTAAAAAAGTAA
- the LOC125711985 gene encoding lysophospholipase D GDPD1-like isoform X1 → MCAMIYVLSTVLGYVLASVLLLKCPSLLHRRKRETFRGMHISHRGGAGENLENTMAAFRHAVELGTDMLELDCHLTKDEQVVVSHDTHLQRSTGVDAYVSDLTYEELPPYLCKLDVAFKREFVCEGGEDKHIPLLRDVFEAFPEIPVNVDIKVNNDTLIRKVSELVTKYNREHLTVWGNARNNIVQKCYKENPRIPVLFSLQRVLLLLLLFYTGLLPFVPLKEQFLEIPMPSIMTKLKDPARISRSQRLMTWLADTLLMRKTMFEHLKARGIQVYVWVLNDEEDFQRALDLGATGIMTDFPTKLKDFMEKRSLTKHH, encoded by the exons ATGTGCGCCATGATTTACGTGTTGTCCACTGTGCTGGGATACGTGCTCGCTTCAGTTCTGTTGCTGAAATGTCCGTCGCTCCTGCACCGGAGGAAACGGGAGACGTTCCGGGGCATGCACATCTCCCACCGCGGCG GGGCTGGTGAGAACCTGGAGAATACCATGGCAGCTTTCAGACA TGCAGTGGAGCTGGGCACAGACATGTTGGAGTTGGACTGTCACCTAACCAAGGACGAACAGGTGGTCGTGTCACATGACACCCACTTGCAGAGGTCCACAGGTGTCGACGCTTACGTCTCGGACTTGACGTACGAG GAACTGCCTCCCTACCTGTGCAAGCTTGACGTCGCCTTCAAGAGAG AATTTGTGTGTGAGGGTGGGGAGGACAAGCACATCCCCCTGCTGAGGGATGTATTCGAGGCTTTCCCAGAAATCCCCGTCAACGTTGACATCAAGGTCAACAACGACACCCTCATTAGGAAG GTCTCAGAACTTGTAACCAAGTACAACCGGGAGCATCTCACAGTGTGGGGCAACGCCAGGAACAATATTGTTCAGAAGTGCTACAAAGAG AACCCGCGGATCCCCGTGCTGTTCAGcttgcagagagtgctgcttcTGCTGCTGCTCTTCTACACGGGACTGCTGCCCTTTGTGCCCCTGAAGGAGCAGTTCCTGGAGATCCCCATGCCGTCCATCATGACCAA ACTGAAGGACCCGGCCAGGATTTCCAGAAGTCAGCGCCTCATGACCTGGCTGGCAGACAC CTTGCTGATGAGGAAGACCATGTTTGAACACCTAAAAGCCAGAGGAATACAG GTGTATGTGTGGGtgttgaatgatgaggaagaCTTCCAGAGAGCCCTTGACCTGGGTGCCACCGGGATCATGACTGACTTTCCCACCAAGCTGAAAGACTTCATGGAGAAGAGAAGCCTCACCAAGCATCACTGA
- the LOC125711985 gene encoding lysophospholipase D GDPD1-like isoform X2 — translation MAAFRHAVELGTDMLELDCHLTKDEQVVVSHDTHLQRSTGVDAYVSDLTYEELPPYLCKLDVAFKREFVCEGGEDKHIPLLRDVFEAFPEIPVNVDIKVNNDTLIRKVSELVTKYNREHLTVWGNARNNIVQKCYKENPRIPVLFSLQRVLLLLLLFYTGLLPFVPLKEQFLEIPMPSIMTKLKDPARISRSQRLMTWLADTLLMRKTMFEHLKARGIQVYVWVLNDEEDFQRALDLGATGIMTDFPTKLKDFMEKRSLTKHH, via the exons ATGGCAGCTTTCAGACA TGCAGTGGAGCTGGGCACAGACATGTTGGAGTTGGACTGTCACCTAACCAAGGACGAACAGGTGGTCGTGTCACATGACACCCACTTGCAGAGGTCCACAGGTGTCGACGCTTACGTCTCGGACTTGACGTACGAG GAACTGCCTCCCTACCTGTGCAAGCTTGACGTCGCCTTCAAGAGAG AATTTGTGTGTGAGGGTGGGGAGGACAAGCACATCCCCCTGCTGAGGGATGTATTCGAGGCTTTCCCAGAAATCCCCGTCAACGTTGACATCAAGGTCAACAACGACACCCTCATTAGGAAG GTCTCAGAACTTGTAACCAAGTACAACCGGGAGCATCTCACAGTGTGGGGCAACGCCAGGAACAATATTGTTCAGAAGTGCTACAAAGAG AACCCGCGGATCCCCGTGCTGTTCAGcttgcagagagtgctgcttcTGCTGCTGCTCTTCTACACGGGACTGCTGCCCTTTGTGCCCCTGAAGGAGCAGTTCCTGGAGATCCCCATGCCGTCCATCATGACCAA ACTGAAGGACCCGGCCAGGATTTCCAGAAGTCAGCGCCTCATGACCTGGCTGGCAGACAC CTTGCTGATGAGGAAGACCATGTTTGAACACCTAAAAGCCAGAGGAATACAG GTGTATGTGTGGGtgttgaatgatgaggaagaCTTCCAGAGAGCCCTTGACCTGGGTGCCACCGGGATCATGACTGACTTTCCCACCAAGCTGAAAGACTTCATGGAGAAGAGAAGCCTCACCAAGCATCACTGA
- the LOC125711986 gene encoding protein yippee-like 2, translating to MTRSKTFQAYLPSCHRTYSCIHCRAHLANHDELISKSFQGSQGRAYLFNSVVNVGCGPAEERVLLTGLHAVADIYCENCKTTLGWKYEHAFESSQKYKEGKFIIELAHMIKDNGWD from the exons ATGACCCGCTCCAAGACCTTCCAGGCCTACCTGCCCAGCTGTCATCGCACCTACAGCTGCATCCACTGCCGGGCTCATCTGGCCAACCACGATGAGCTCATCTCCAAG TCCTTTCAGGGAAGCCAGGGCAGGGCGTATCTCTTCAACTCCGT ggttAACGTTGGCTGCGGACCGGCAGAGGAGAGAGTTCTGCTCACTGGTCTCCACGCTGTGGCAGATATCTACTGCGAGAACTGCAAGACcaccctgggctggaaatac GAACATGCCTTTGAGAGCAGCCAGAAGTACAAAGAGGGCAAGTTCATCATCGAGCTGGCCCACATGATCAAAGACAATGGCTGGGACTGA